In Gimesia benthica, a single window of DNA contains:
- a CDS encoding PQQ-binding-like beta-propeller repeat protein, with product MHFTSQLTVLFFVLAVGQACLAENYPQFRGANSNAVSAKPLPVNWSDAAGEQTNIRWKKPLEGEGWSQPIVWENRVYMTAAVPANPAKKNIARPESNRGGYGRDRNDLVNVLYQYQVVCLDAATGEQIWKKTVKEGKPPMPRHSTNTYATETPVTDGKRIYAYFGMNGVYCLDLKGDVLWQKDLGVYEMRAGWGTSSSPVLFEDRLFIQVDNQEQSFLVALDTKTGDEIWKVNRDEKSQYSSPMIWKNSLRNELIVGGTVYRSYDPATGKLLWTLDMNKGRSSATPVAVGDRLFVGNEFRNRGGDDDGGGRLYSIKPGGTGDITPPGDGRQGEFVEWRMDGSGIQMASPTYLAGNLYFFERRRGIIRCVDLETGRLEYESRVPGARAFWASPWTDGKHLFALDSNGNTHVIAAGDELQVVAVNKLDQQAWGTPAIADGSIFIRTVDNLYRIDAGR from the coding sequence ATGCATTTTACTTCTCAACTTACCGTGCTGTTCTTCGTGCTGGCCGTGGGGCAAGCCTGCCTGGCTGAAAACTATCCTCAGTTCCGCGGTGCGAATTCCAATGCGGTCTCTGCGAAACCGCTGCCCGTTAACTGGTCGGATGCTGCGGGAGAACAAACCAATATTCGCTGGAAGAAGCCGCTTGAGGGTGAAGGCTGGTCTCAGCCGATTGTCTGGGAGAACCGCGTTTACATGACGGCTGCGGTGCCTGCGAATCCCGCTAAGAAAAACATTGCCCGGCCGGAATCCAATCGAGGTGGCTACGGCCGCGATCGTAACGATCTGGTCAACGTGCTGTATCAATACCAGGTTGTCTGTCTGGATGCTGCCACTGGCGAGCAAATCTGGAAGAAGACGGTGAAAGAAGGCAAGCCGCCGATGCCGCGGCACAGCACCAACACCTATGCCACGGAAACGCCGGTCACAGACGGAAAACGGATTTACGCGTACTTCGGCATGAACGGCGTGTATTGTCTCGACCTGAAAGGGGACGTGTTGTGGCAGAAAGACCTGGGTGTGTATGAGATGCGGGCCGGTTGGGGCACGTCGAGCTCGCCGGTGCTGTTCGAAGATCGGCTGTTCATTCAGGTTGATAACCAGGAGCAATCCTTCCTCGTCGCCCTGGATACGAAAACCGGAGATGAAATCTGGAAGGTCAATCGCGATGAAAAGTCGCAATACAGCAGCCCCATGATCTGGAAGAATTCATTGCGGAATGAACTGATCGTGGGAGGCACGGTCTATCGCTCCTATGATCCGGCGACTGGAAAGTTGCTCTGGACGCTGGATATGAATAAAGGGCGTTCGTCGGCGACCCCCGTTGCTGTTGGCGATCGTTTGTTCGTTGGTAACGAATTTCGCAATCGGGGCGGCGATGATGACGGAGGCGGGCGGCTCTACTCGATCAAACCGGGGGGCACGGGTGATATTACTCCGCCGGGAGACGGCAGGCAGGGAGAGTTCGTGGAGTGGCGGATGGACGGCTCGGGCATTCAAATGGCGTCGCCGACTTATTTGGCTGGCAACCTGTATTTCTTCGAACGCCGCCGGGGCATCATTCGTTGTGTCGATCTCGAAACGGGACGTCTGGAATACGAGAGCCGCGTCCCGGGTGCCCGCGCGTTCTGGGCGTCTCCCTGGACCGACGGCAAACACCTGTTCGCGCTGGATTCCAATGGCAACACGCATGTCATCGCAGCTGGTGACGAACTGCAGGTGGTGGCCGTGAATAAGCTCGACCAGCAAGCCTGGGGCACCCCCGCGATTGCCGACGGCAGCATTTTTATCCGCACGGTCGACAACCTGTATCGGATTGATGCGGGTCGGTGA
- a CDS encoding DUF1552 domain-containing protein → MLNRRQMMQTLAAGAGAAFGLPLLPERLLAMPTSKDTPKRIVFFMQNQGFDPATCIPEGMKRSGSLAKVKLPEPISPLEPYKDRLHIINGLHGIHTSPSHSAFFGALGGYRGSDGVPPSASTIDYELSKILPQTLLPHLCIGMDSIENMRTKPTIATLSASGAGQPIFMHSNPNHLYQMLYGGISTGDIRRQHEARSNIFNQIEQLAAAKGNALPTADQQRYGQFVDGFKEVNGLRDRLDSVAGHLSKFAPKVDGRYTSPEHETDWHDVLLDLGISSLTSGITNTLTIGSGRGEIFGAWKGLGIEQQGHNLGHMEQPGNPIWIKIRQYNSRMLVRIIEALESIPEGSGTMMDHTLIVYTSNNADKQHTSGANWPVMLLGNFDGAFKTGCFTQLDGKRPINSLYATLLEAAGVPCEHFNMNEKLARKFDSGSGPLQELLA, encoded by the coding sequence ATGCTCAATCGTAGACAAATGATGCAAACCCTGGCCGCCGGTGCCGGTGCCGCCTTCGGACTTCCCCTCCTGCCCGAACGTCTGCTCGCCATGCCGACCAGTAAAGACACTCCCAAGCGGATTGTCTTCTTCATGCAGAACCAGGGTTTCGATCCGGCGACCTGCATTCCCGAAGGGATGAAACGCAGCGGCTCACTGGCGAAGGTCAAACTCCCCGAACCGATCAGCCCGCTGGAACCATATAAAGATCGTTTGCATATCATCAACGGTCTGCACGGCATTCACACCAGTCCGTCGCACAGCGCCTTCTTCGGCGCGCTGGGCGGCTACCGCGGTAGTGACGGCGTACCGCCGAGTGCGTCGACCATCGATTACGAGTTGAGCAAAATTCTGCCGCAGACACTGCTGCCGCATCTCTGTATCGGCATGGACTCCATCGAGAACATGCGGACCAAGCCGACCATCGCAACGCTCTCAGCCAGTGGCGCCGGTCAGCCGATCTTCATGCACTCCAATCCGAACCACCTGTATCAGATGCTGTATGGCGGCATCTCTACCGGCGACATTCGACGTCAGCACGAAGCCCGTTCCAATATCTTTAATCAGATCGAACAGCTGGCCGCCGCGAAAGGCAATGCTCTGCCCACCGCCGACCAGCAGCGCTACGGTCAGTTCGTCGACGGCTTCAAAGAAGTCAACGGTCTGCGGGATCGTCTCGATTCGGTTGCCGGTCACTTGAGCAAATTTGCACCCAAAGTCGACGGTCGTTATACCAGCCCTGAGCACGAAACCGACTGGCACGATGTGCTGCTGGATCTGGGCATTTCCTCCCTCACGTCTGGCATCACCAATACGCTGACCATCGGCTCGGGCCGCGGCGAGATCTTTGGTGCCTGGAAAGGGCTGGGCATTGAACAGCAGGGCCACAACCTGGGTCACATGGAACAGCCGGGCAATCCGATCTGGATTAAGATCCGTCAATACAACAGCCGCATGCTGGTGCGGATCATCGAAGCCCTCGAGTCGATCCCCGAAGGGAGCGGCACGATGATGGATCACACACTCATCGTCTACACCAGCAACAACGCCGACAAGCAGCACACCAGTGGTGCCAACTGGCCGGTGATGCTGCTGGGCAATTTCGACGGTGCCTTCAAGACGGGCTGCTTCACCCAGCTGGACGGCAAACGGCCGATCAACTCGCTGTATGCAACACTGCTGGAAGCCGCCGGCGTTCCCTGTGAGCACTTCAACATGAATGAGAAGCTGGCCCGCAAGTTCGATTCCGGTTCCGGCCCGCTGCAGGAACTGCTGGCATGA
- a CDS encoding DUF1588 domain-containing protein → MIGFRLVAALTVLLSLLAVTHGETYTPGQKVSKDYQSFAKTFLKTHCVDCHGATDPEGNLSLHDLGPVDEVNAATWRSVWAQVTLKEMPPRDMTQPKVIERLQFSDWIVGELTKAMRDKGGFHDHLDPNKANYVDHELLFGPLPENIKLVPTASPARLWRLTPQEHMTRLNELINKEPEYDPNKPGLRTHGDVVPTNHGGELKLYFGVDRIIKWQGGTVAYATAVKSVPAILSSARTHGLENYPDFYTVNSAEATQILSMAADILRYMAYGPLSIAKPYQISDDPRPVMEKWKGDIRGLPTSLVYSTKVMRPLTPVYDLMEQDGTTDASLQSAISYLFEMLTFRPPTPKESNQYLTIVKQSIDKLGKKDGVILGLSALFLDRDALFRPELAAAGQPDQYGRVMLQDWELGLAVNHALRYIKPDAELRAAIVEGRMRTRADVKREVERMLADDTIRKPRVLRFFRDYFDYDLGGYICKDAKALADTGVSNRGQAHYRAMFDSTASTDRLIELILKDDRDVFQRLLTTNQVVATKADEIYFGERRTRKEEIAARKAAQEQAAKEAAKTGKEPSKADKRKAAQVNHKVTPTKLTGPEIFARVSRRSFGRGSMEPERILAKIPEDQRLGILTHPSWLVSHSDAMDNHAIRRGRWIRERLLGGGIPDVPITVDAMLPDEPDKTLRERMRVTREEYCWTCHKKMDPLGLPFEMYNHAGLYRETELEKPVDTTGAIIDSGDPKLDGEVANALELIEKIAASERAEQVFVRHAFRFWMGRNETLNDAPVLQAAHRAYKENGGSMNALIVSLLTSDAFLYRTRNDAALVESD, encoded by the coding sequence ATGATCGGGTTTCGTCTCGTCGCCGCTCTCACAGTTTTGTTAAGTCTGCTCGCTGTCACTCACGGCGAGACGTACACGCCCGGGCAGAAGGTTTCCAAAGACTATCAGAGTTTTGCGAAAACCTTTCTGAAAACCCACTGTGTCGACTGTCATGGCGCGACCGACCCGGAAGGAAACCTTTCGCTGCACGATCTCGGTCCCGTAGATGAAGTCAACGCGGCGACCTGGCGCAGTGTCTGGGCACAGGTCACGCTGAAAGAGATGCCGCCGCGGGACATGACTCAGCCAAAAGTCATCGAACGGCTGCAGTTCTCGGACTGGATTGTCGGCGAACTGACAAAAGCGATGCGCGACAAAGGGGGCTTCCACGATCACCTGGATCCGAACAAAGCCAACTATGTCGACCATGAGCTACTCTTCGGTCCTCTGCCGGAAAACATCAAACTCGTCCCGACCGCGTCCCCGGCACGACTCTGGCGATTAACGCCTCAAGAGCACATGACGCGTCTGAATGAACTGATCAACAAAGAGCCCGAATACGATCCGAACAAGCCGGGACTGCGGACGCACGGTGATGTCGTTCCCACCAATCACGGCGGCGAACTGAAACTCTATTTCGGAGTCGATCGCATTATCAAATGGCAGGGCGGAACGGTGGCGTATGCGACCGCAGTCAAGAGCGTCCCCGCCATTCTGTCGTCAGCTCGCACACACGGACTGGAAAACTATCCCGACTTCTACACGGTCAACAGTGCGGAAGCGACACAGATCCTGAGTATGGCGGCGGATATTTTGCGGTACATGGCGTACGGTCCGTTGAGCATCGCCAAGCCGTACCAGATCAGCGATGATCCGCGTCCCGTCATGGAAAAATGGAAAGGGGATATTCGCGGGCTGCCGACGAGTCTCGTTTACAGCACGAAAGTCATGCGACCGCTGACACCCGTTTATGATTTGATGGAGCAGGATGGGACAACCGATGCCAGTCTGCAGTCCGCCATCAGTTATCTGTTCGAAATGCTGACGTTCCGCCCGCCGACTCCGAAAGAGTCAAATCAGTACTTGACCATCGTGAAACAGTCGATCGATAAACTCGGTAAGAAAGACGGCGTCATCCTGGGGTTGTCAGCTTTGTTTCTCGATCGCGATGCCCTCTTCCGCCCCGAACTGGCCGCCGCCGGTCAACCCGATCAGTATGGCCGCGTGATGCTGCAGGACTGGGAACTGGGACTGGCGGTGAATCATGCCTTGCGCTACATCAAACCAGACGCAGAACTGCGTGCCGCGATCGTTGAAGGTCGCATGCGAACCCGCGCAGATGTGAAACGCGAAGTCGAACGAATGCTGGCGGACGACACTATCCGCAAGCCGCGAGTCCTGCGTTTCTTTCGCGATTACTTTGACTACGATCTGGGCGGTTACATCTGTAAGGATGCTAAAGCACTCGCAGATACAGGAGTGAGCAACCGGGGTCAGGCCCATTATCGGGCCATGTTCGATTCGACGGCCAGTACAGATCGCCTGATCGAACTGATCTTGAAAGACGATCGCGATGTCTTCCAGCGTCTGTTGACAACCAACCAGGTCGTCGCGACCAAAGCAGATGAAATCTATTTTGGTGAGAGACGAACCCGCAAGGAAGAGATCGCCGCCCGCAAAGCGGCGCAGGAGCAGGCTGCAAAAGAAGCGGCCAAAACCGGAAAGGAACCCAGCAAGGCCGACAAGAGAAAAGCCGCGCAGGTCAACCATAAAGTCACACCGACGAAGCTCACAGGACCGGAGATCTTCGCCCGCGTCAGTCGTCGCAGTTTTGGTAGAGGTTCGATGGAACCGGAGCGAATCCTGGCAAAAATCCCGGAAGATCAGCGTCTGGGCATCCTGACGCATCCCAGCTGGCTGGTCTCACATTCCGATGCGATGGACAATCACGCCATTCGTCGCGGCCGCTGGATTCGAGAACGGCTACTGGGTGGCGGTATTCCCGATGTGCCGATCACCGTCGATGCCATGCTGCCCGATGAACCGGATAAAACACTCCGCGAACGGATGCGGGTGACTCGCGAGGAATACTGCTGGACCTGCCACAAGAAAATGGATCCGCTGGGTCTGCCCTTCGAGATGTATAACCATGCCGGCCTGTATCGCGAGACCGAACTCGAAAAACCGGTCGACACCACCGGCGCAATCATCGACTCCGGCGATCCCAAACTCGATGGTGAAGTCGCCAACGCGCTCGAGCTCATCGAAAAGATCGCGGCCAGCGAGCGGGCTGAGCAGGTCTTTGTCCGCCATGCATTCCGCTTCTGGATGGGACGCAACGAAACGTTGAACGATGCCCCGGTGCTGCAGGCAGCCCATCGCGCCTACAAAGAGAACGGCGGCAGCATGAATGCACTCATCGTCTCCCTGCTGACATCAGACGCCTTTCTCTACCGCACCCGCAACGACGCCGCGCTGGTGGAATCTGACTGA
- a CDS encoding SdiA-regulated domain-containing protein, producing MSIASLQFETFCSIKNKALGLREPSGLTIDPEGTLWTVCDQSRKLFQLDTNGQILSTREVDNKGLEGITFDSRGHILVVDEDAGKILKYDPATGKEIADRRLKDMQGFAAVSLCFGESDNNGLEGITHDPVRSEILLLKEADPGLLIAVSDDLQRIVTVDHLDKSRGFVDEELDAEAIDFSGICYDRVRDLCWIVSDQAGQVFIYDRHNGRVTQRFPFEAAGKTIRKAEGVTLDRESKYLYIVCDQDAELARFRIVD from the coding sequence ATGTCCATTGCTTCGCTGCAATTCGAGACATTCTGTTCGATCAAAAACAAAGCACTCGGACTCCGCGAACCATCGGGGCTCACCATCGATCCGGAAGGGACGCTCTGGACCGTCTGTGATCAATCGAGGAAACTCTTTCAGCTTGACACCAACGGTCAGATCCTCTCGACGCGGGAGGTGGACAACAAAGGCCTCGAGGGTATCACCTTTGATTCCCGGGGGCATATCCTGGTCGTCGACGAAGATGCCGGCAAGATCCTGAAGTACGATCCCGCCACGGGAAAGGAAATCGCAGACCGCCGGTTGAAGGACATGCAGGGCTTCGCTGCCGTCTCCCTTTGTTTCGGAGAGTCCGACAACAATGGACTGGAAGGCATTACCCATGACCCTGTACGTTCCGAAATCCTGCTGCTCAAGGAAGCCGATCCGGGACTGCTGATCGCCGTCAGCGATGATCTGCAGCGCATCGTCACCGTCGATCACCTGGACAAGAGCCGGGGATTTGTCGACGAGGAACTCGATGCAGAAGCCATCGATTTCTCGGGCATCTGTTACGACCGCGTGCGTGATCTCTGCTGGATTGTAAGCGACCAGGCCGGACAGGTCTTCATTTACGATCGGCACAACGGCAGGGTCACCCAGCGTTTCCCCTTCGAGGCTGCAGGAAAAACGATTCGTAAAGCCGAGGGAGTCACCCTGGATCGCGAGTCAAAGTATCTCTACATCGTCTGTGATCAAGACGCAGAACTGGCCCGGTTCCGGATTGTGGATTGA